The Desulfovermiculus halophilus DSM 18834 genome includes the window AAGACGCTGAAATCGTATACCAATTGGGTTTATAAGCTCAAATCGTACACCCGGCTACAGGACCCTCAAGCCTTGTCCACATCTGATGTCAAATCCTTTCTGACCTCCCTGGCGGTGGAGAAAAACATGTCCGCTTCCTCCCAGAACCTGGCCTTTAATGCGCTTTTGTTCTTTTTCCGGCACGTCCTGGGTCAGGAGTTCGGCCCCATCGACGGAGTCGTCCGCGCCAAGCAAAAGCCGTATATCCCTGTTGTCCTCACCCGGGAGGAGATCGACAAAGTCATCCAGCACTTGACTTCGCCTTTTGATCTGGTTGTCCAGCTGCTCTATGGATGCGGACTCCGGTTATTTGAATGTCTGGGGCTCCGGGTCAACGCCTTCAACTTTGATTTTGGAGTCTTGACCATTCACGACGGCAAGGGGAAAAAGGATCGGACCGTTCCCTTGCCCCACATGCTGCTCCCTGAACTGAACAAGCAGCTGGAAAAGGTGAAGGCACTGCATGCAAAAGATCTGGAAGCCAGATATGACGGGGTGTTCATGTTCGACAATATGGAGAACAAATACCCAAACAGCCCCAGGGAATTTGTCTGGCAGTGGTTTTTCCCTGCCACCTATCTGACCCATATTCCCGAGACCGGCCAGCGCAGGCGGTACCATCTGCATGAGTCCCAGGTGCAAAAGGCGATTCGCCATGCAGTGCAAAAAGCGCAGATCCCAAAGCGCGTCTCGTCGCATACCTTCCGGCACAGCTTTGCCAGCCACCTGCTCCAGGCCAACTACGACATCCGGACCATTCAGGAATTACTCGGGCACAGCGATGTGCGGACCACCATGATCTATACCCACACCAT containing:
- a CDS encoding integron integrase, which translates into the protein MTNEIKIRHYSQKTLKSYTNWVYKLKSYTRLQDPQALSTSDVKSFLTSLAVEKNMSASSQNLAFNALLFFFRHVLGQEFGPIDGVVRAKQKPYIPVVLTREEIDKVIQHLTSPFDLVVQLLYGCGLRLFECLGLRVNAFNFDFGVLTIHDGKGKKDRTVPLPHMLLPELNKQLEKVKALHAKDLEARYDGVFMFDNMENKYPNSPREFVWQWFFPATYLTHIPETGQRRRYHLHESQVQKAIRHAVQKAQIPKRVSSHTFRHSFASHLLQANYDIRTIQELLGHSDVRTTMIYTHTIKSQTQKEAKSPLDF